The proteins below come from a single Drosophila teissieri strain GT53w chromosome 3L, Prin_Dtei_1.1, whole genome shotgun sequence genomic window:
- the LOC122618201 gene encoding transcription factor 25 isoform X1: MSARMLKKLQGDADKLAPPPDDEDCEELSDNDELEDSDMRRDRKSHLNPFDLLNQPGLSLSESEFKEDDNETEHPSAALPNATASAAKKKKKKRKKKAKSSGNHISSEDNERHDKYFEKVDPLLGKVYDAVPRQSAKQVASAATGTSATKKLLAVELRHLNPQNEMRRTFGKRVVKVETKRGRQKPTLKSTYMVSAKDSWPALTKNTITMKLLPAPDSPSVSSKSITDSGAEVQWFAFEHSQYYQGVQQMFLSALERIDSEFLITLIKRCPYHVDSLVQLSEVCKMTEDFALASELLERALLLLESSLHMNFSLTSGNCRLDYRRQENRSFYIVLFKHAQYLEERACSRTAFEISKLLLSLQPDTDPLAMILVIDYYALRSKQFGWLVEFYEEYNAARNLNQLPNMAYSYALALHTLHGACERSNQALQYALLMFPGVLRPLLDEMSVQTDKRVLASSYFFADVSGNQSPALHQLVCLYVCRARVVWRQNEVLPWLESNVNIVLDRIDSKDPLVNEYKEKRSLRYSGTPPRPILRHVILSDYKEKVPLAVFVSKEKQAIMTYDPLPPPNSVNCYQRKSSSSSSPTTNTNNSVSMFFQSLLPSFNINNLAANAQPQEGGAAAGAGAAVADGNIEAGIEQGAAGVAGAIREGEEAGLQQSLTLMMDAMRDFLQNFRIAEHLRSPETAAAQSTSSNDEEEGSSDYID; the protein is encoded by the exons ATGTCTGCGCGAATGCTGAAGAAGCTGCAGGGCGACGCTGACAAGTTGGCGCCACCGCCCGATGACGAGGACTGCGAGGAGCTGAGCGACAATGATGAACTGGAGGACAGCGATATGCGACGCGACCGAAAATCGCACCTTAATCCATTCGATTTG CTCAATCAACCCGGTTTGAGTCTCTCGGAGAGTGAGTTCAAGGAAGATGACAACGAAACGGAGCACCCATCTGCTGCCCTGCCCAATGCAACTGCCAGCGCGgccaagaagaaaaaaaagaagcgcaaGAAGAAGGCCAAGTCCAGTGGGAATCACATCAGCAGCGAGGATAACGAGCGTCACGACAAGTACTTCGAGAAGGTGGATCCGCTCCTTGGCAAGGTCTACGATGCAGTGCCCAGACAGTCGGCGAAGCAGGTTGCATCGGCTGCCACCGGCACGTCTGCCACCAAGAAACTGCTGGCCGTGGAGCTGCGGCACCTGAATCCACAGAACGAAATGCGTCGCACCTTTGGCAAGCGGGTGGTAAAAGTGGA AACCAAGCGCGGCAGGCAGAAGCCCACACTGAAGTCCACCTACATGGTTTCCGCCAAGGATTCGTGGCCGGCACTGACCAAAAACACCATCACGATGAAGCTGCTGCCCGCCCCTGACTCTCCATCGGTGTCCTCCAAATCCATCACAGACAGTGGAGCGGAAGTTCAGTGGTTCGCCTTCGAGCACAGTCAATACTATCAGGGAGTGCAGCAAATGTTCCTTTCTGCTCTTGAGCGCATTGACTCGGAATTCCTAATCACACTTATCAAACGATGCCCTTACCATGTCGACTCTTTGGTCCAACTCAGCGAAGTATGTAAGATGACCGAAGACTTTGCCTTGGCATCCGAGCTCCTTGAGCGCGCTCTTCTCCTTCTGGAATCGTCGCTGCACATGAACTTCAGTTTGACGTCTGGCAACTGCCGACTGGACTATCGAAGACAGGAAAACCGCTCCTTCTACATCGTGCTGTTTAAGCACGCCCAGTACCTGGAGGAACGTGCTTGCAGCCGCACAGCCTTTGAGATCTCCAAACTGCTCTTGAGTCTCCAGCCGGACACTGATCCCCTTGCCATGATTCTAGTCATTGACTACTATGCCTTGCGCAGCAAGCAGTTTGGATGGTTGGTCGAGTTCTATGAAGAGTATAATGCAGCGAGGAACCTTAATCAGCTGCCCAACATGGCTTACTCGTATGCTTTGGCTCTGCACACGCTCCATGGCGCTTGTGAACGCTCTAACCAGGCTCTGCAATACGCCCTGCTTATGTTCCCGGGTGTTCTGCGTCCTCTTTTGGACGAGATGTCGGTTCAAACGGACAAGAGGGTGCTGGCCTCATCGTACTTCTTTGCGGATGTGTCGGGCAA TCAATCGCCAGCCCTGCACCAGTTGGTGTGCCTGTATGTGTGCCGTGCACGAGTCGTTTGGCGTCAGAACGAAGTGCTACCCTGGTTGGAGTCCAACGTTAACATAGTGTTAGATCGCATTGATAGTAAGGACCCCCTGGTCAATGAGTACAAGGAGAAGAGATCACTGCGGTATAGTGGCACGCCACCAAGGCCCATCCTGCGGCATGTCATACTCTCCGATTACAAGGAGAAAGTTCCACTGGCGGTATTCGTGTCCAAGGAGAAGCAAGCCATCATGACCTACGATCCACTGCCGCCACCAAACAGCGTTAACTGCTACCAGCG AAAATCCTCGTCAAGCAGCAGCCCCACAACGAACACGAATAATTCCGTATCAATGTTTTTTCAATCGCTGTTGCCTTCGTTCAACATCAACAACCTGGCAGCAAATGCTCAGCCtcaagaaggaggagcagcagcaggtgcggGAGCTGCTGTAGCCGATGGTAACATTGAAGCGGGCATTGAACAAGGAGCTGCCGGCGTAGCTGGAGCCATCCGTGAAGGAGAAG AAGCTGGTTTGCAGCAGTCATTGACTCTAATGATGGACGCAATGCGAGACTTCCTACAAAACTTCCGGATTGCAGAGCACTTGCGTTCGCCGGAAACGGCGGCGGCACAATCCACGAGCAGcaacgacgaggaggagggcTCCAGTGACTACATTGACTAG
- the LOC122618201 gene encoding transcription factor 25 isoform X2 — MSARMLKKLQGDADKLAPPPDDEDCEELSDNDELEDSDMRRDRKSHLNPFDLLNQPGLSLSESEFKEDDNETEHPSAALPNATASAAKKKKKKRKKKAKSSGNHISSEDNERHDKYFEKVDPLLGKVYDAVPRQSAKQVASAATGTSATKKLLAVELRHLNPQNEMRRTFGKRVVKVETKRGRQKPTLKSTYMVSAKDSWPALTKNTITMKLLPAPDSPSVSSKSITDSGAEVQWFAFEHSQYYQGVQQMFLSALERIDSEFLITLIKRCPYHVDSLVQLSEVCKMTEDFALASELLERALLLLESSLHMNFSLTSGNCRLDYRRQENRSFYIVLFKHAQYLEERACSRTAFEISKLLLSLQPDTDPLAMILVIDYYALRSKQFGWLVEFYEEYNAARNLNQLPNMAYSYALALHTLHGACERSNQALQYALLMFPGVLRPLLDEMSVQTDKRVLASSYFFADVSGNQSPALHQLVCLYVCRARVVWRQNEVLPWLESNVNIVLDRIDSKDPLVNEYKEKRSLRYSGTPPRPILRHVILSDYKEKVPLAVFVSKEKQAIMTYDPLPPPNSVNCYQRKSSSSSSPTTNTNNSVSMFFQSLLPSFNINNLAANAQPQEGGAAAGAGAAVADGNIEAGIEQGAAGVAGAIREGEEHGS, encoded by the exons ATGTCTGCGCGAATGCTGAAGAAGCTGCAGGGCGACGCTGACAAGTTGGCGCCACCGCCCGATGACGAGGACTGCGAGGAGCTGAGCGACAATGATGAACTGGAGGACAGCGATATGCGACGCGACCGAAAATCGCACCTTAATCCATTCGATTTG CTCAATCAACCCGGTTTGAGTCTCTCGGAGAGTGAGTTCAAGGAAGATGACAACGAAACGGAGCACCCATCTGCTGCCCTGCCCAATGCAACTGCCAGCGCGgccaagaagaaaaaaaagaagcgcaaGAAGAAGGCCAAGTCCAGTGGGAATCACATCAGCAGCGAGGATAACGAGCGTCACGACAAGTACTTCGAGAAGGTGGATCCGCTCCTTGGCAAGGTCTACGATGCAGTGCCCAGACAGTCGGCGAAGCAGGTTGCATCGGCTGCCACCGGCACGTCTGCCACCAAGAAACTGCTGGCCGTGGAGCTGCGGCACCTGAATCCACAGAACGAAATGCGTCGCACCTTTGGCAAGCGGGTGGTAAAAGTGGA AACCAAGCGCGGCAGGCAGAAGCCCACACTGAAGTCCACCTACATGGTTTCCGCCAAGGATTCGTGGCCGGCACTGACCAAAAACACCATCACGATGAAGCTGCTGCCCGCCCCTGACTCTCCATCGGTGTCCTCCAAATCCATCACAGACAGTGGAGCGGAAGTTCAGTGGTTCGCCTTCGAGCACAGTCAATACTATCAGGGAGTGCAGCAAATGTTCCTTTCTGCTCTTGAGCGCATTGACTCGGAATTCCTAATCACACTTATCAAACGATGCCCTTACCATGTCGACTCTTTGGTCCAACTCAGCGAAGTATGTAAGATGACCGAAGACTTTGCCTTGGCATCCGAGCTCCTTGAGCGCGCTCTTCTCCTTCTGGAATCGTCGCTGCACATGAACTTCAGTTTGACGTCTGGCAACTGCCGACTGGACTATCGAAGACAGGAAAACCGCTCCTTCTACATCGTGCTGTTTAAGCACGCCCAGTACCTGGAGGAACGTGCTTGCAGCCGCACAGCCTTTGAGATCTCCAAACTGCTCTTGAGTCTCCAGCCGGACACTGATCCCCTTGCCATGATTCTAGTCATTGACTACTATGCCTTGCGCAGCAAGCAGTTTGGATGGTTGGTCGAGTTCTATGAAGAGTATAATGCAGCGAGGAACCTTAATCAGCTGCCCAACATGGCTTACTCGTATGCTTTGGCTCTGCACACGCTCCATGGCGCTTGTGAACGCTCTAACCAGGCTCTGCAATACGCCCTGCTTATGTTCCCGGGTGTTCTGCGTCCTCTTTTGGACGAGATGTCGGTTCAAACGGACAAGAGGGTGCTGGCCTCATCGTACTTCTTTGCGGATGTGTCGGGCAA TCAATCGCCAGCCCTGCACCAGTTGGTGTGCCTGTATGTGTGCCGTGCACGAGTCGTTTGGCGTCAGAACGAAGTGCTACCCTGGTTGGAGTCCAACGTTAACATAGTGTTAGATCGCATTGATAGTAAGGACCCCCTGGTCAATGAGTACAAGGAGAAGAGATCACTGCGGTATAGTGGCACGCCACCAAGGCCCATCCTGCGGCATGTCATACTCTCCGATTACAAGGAGAAAGTTCCACTGGCGGTATTCGTGTCCAAGGAGAAGCAAGCCATCATGACCTACGATCCACTGCCGCCACCAAACAGCGTTAACTGCTACCAGCG AAAATCCTCGTCAAGCAGCAGCCCCACAACGAACACGAATAATTCCGTATCAATGTTTTTTCAATCGCTGTTGCCTTCGTTCAACATCAACAACCTGGCAGCAAATGCTCAGCCtcaagaaggaggagcagcagcaggtgcggGAGCTGCTGTAGCCGATGGTAACATTGAAGCGGGCATTGAACAAGGAGCTGCCGGCGTAGCTGGAGCCATCCGTGAAGGAGAAG AGCATGGATCATAG
- the LOC122618204 gene encoding vesicle-associated membrane protein-associated protein A has translation MSNNTESKLLLDPCDGIVFDGPFSRSVSRKLVISNTSKTQRMAFKMKTTTPKLFYVRPNIGVLGPEEKVTIDIFMQPILQEQIQKRHKFLLLAAEATGDITDMQEFWKLQRPEDIWDTKIKCELIPSKEEEFRQAGGSARSSTDNKDGEVHFDAQEVSEPVAKLLKQISMLEDERLALKDQIDNLRDQTIETNPGQAMMRPRRGRINFFFMAAIILTILGALLGAFYGKNYL, from the coding sequence ATGTCTAACAATACAGAGAGCAAACTTTTGCTAGACCCGTGCGATGGAATCGTCTTCGATGGTCCATTCAGCCGCTCGGTGAGCCGGAAGCTGGTCATCAGTAACACCAGTAAGACCCAGCGAATGGCCTTCAAGATGAAGACGACCACTCCGAAACTTTTTTACGTGCGTCCCAACATCGGAGTTTTGGGGCCCGAGGAAAAGGTCACCATCGACATCTTCATGCAGCCAATACTGCAGGAGCAAATACAGAAGCGTCACAAGTTCCTTCTCCTGGCCGCCGAGGCGACTGGTGACATAACCGATATGCAGGAGTTCTGGAAGCTGCAGAGGCCGGAGGATATATGGGACACCAAGATCAAATGTGAGCTGATCCCTtcgaaggaggaggagttccGTCAGGCTGGAGGTTCGGCTAGATCCTCTACGGACAACAAGGACGGCGAGGTCCATTTCGATGCCCAGGAGGTCAGTGAGCCGGTGGCCAAGTTGCTCAAGCAAATCAGCATGCTGGAGGACGAGCGTCTGGCCCTTAAAGACCAGATTGACAATTTGCGTGACCAGACGATTGAAACCAATCCTGGCCAAGCGATGATGCGTCCACGCCGAGGACGCATCAATTTCTTCTTCATGGCCGCCATTATTCTCACTATATTGGGCGCTTTGCTAGGCGCCTTTTATGGCAAGAATTATTTGTGA
- the LOC122618197 gene encoding NAD(+) hydrolase sarm1 isoform X7, which produces MSNQAPWPVRKGIFRSSGQSDFTPTRSPNPIVEMPLSPPPVATPSNRFGINSPLSPPPQPIQVVAGSTTATTMSTASAARMSGTAASTSSSSSSSSSSSSQCSSQSSSSSSSHTRVRKSSNPPPQPISSCPLSPPPPTPPQQQQLPQQPPPPTPINNTNHHPAITTPNHNNNHNCNQMRNVREIPIEVEQSKEALSLRTGDITQQASNNVAASSITVQSENFSADKKAISQSQQSQTMTSNGIISQEKHVSSASQANYSMSHKGVSSTGSSMITSSSQMSAMNGQMLKLADLKLDDLKSLTAGSGQQEIEQTINKYSNMLTSIVSSLQEDERGGSAITVHDVGGKKSQYLEKINEVIRRAWAVPTHGHELGYSLCNSLRQSGGLDLLMKNCVKPDLQFSSAQLLEQCLTTENRKHVVDNGLDKVVNVACVCTKNSNMEHSRVGTGILEHLFKHSEGTCSDVIRLGGLDAVLFECRTSDLETLRHCASALANLSLYGGAENQEEMILRKVPMWLFPLAFHNDDNIKYYACLAIAVLVANKEIEAEVLKSGCLDLVEPFVTSHDPSAFARSNLAHAHGQSKHWLKRLVPVLSSNREEARNLAAFHFCMEAGIKREQGNTDIFREINAIEALKNVASCPNAIASKFAAQALRLIGETVPHKLSQQVPLWSVEDVQEWVKQIGFNDYIDKFNESQVDGDLLLKLNQDNLRADIGIGNGILLKRFERELLNLKRMADYSSKDTAKMHQFLSEIGTDYCTYTYAMLNAGIDKCALPHVNEDMLMTECGIHNSIHRLRILNAVKNLENSLPSSSEENMAKTLDVFVSYRRSNGSQLASLLKVHLQLRGFSVFIDVERLEAGKFDNGLLNSIRQAKNFVLVLTPDALHRCINDEDCKDWVHREIVAALNSNCNIIPIIDQQFDWPEVERLPEDMRSVAHFNGVNWIHDYQDACIDKLERFLRGEKNIDRIAAMVPGTPGSVSYQRMHSNDSDYQSGGAGGGSGAGTGGGGGGGVTGSVVDGLMVTANGSGQGGPTSTTSTTTSTPNSNSSSSSNQSPPAAPA; this is translated from the exons ATGTCCAATCAGGCACCCTGGCCCGTTCGCAAGGGCATCTTCCGCTCGAGCGGTCAGTCGGATTTCACGCCCACCCGGTCGCCCAATCCCATTGTGGAGATGCCATTATCGCCGCCACCGGTGGCCACGCCCTCGAATAGATTTGGAATCAATTCACCGCTCTCCCCACCGCCACAGCCCATTCAGGTGGTGGCGGGTTCAACGACAGCCACTACCATGTCCACTGCGTCCGCTGCCAGAATGTCTGGAACAGCTGCCTCCacttcgtcctcgtcctcctcctcctcctcttcgtcgTCGCAGTGCTCGTCGCAATCCTCGTCGAGTTCTAGTTCGCACACCAGAGTACGTAAAAGTTCTAACCCGCCCCCACAGCCAATTAGCAGTTGTCCACTgtcgccaccaccaccaacaccaccacaacaacaacaactaccaCAACAACCGCCACCTCCAACGCCCATCAACAacaccaaccaccacccagcaATTACAACACCCAATCACAACAATAACCACAACTGCAATCAAATGCGCAATGTACGCGAAATCCCCATTGAGGTGGAGCAGAGCAAG GAAGCCCTCTCACTCCGCACCGGCGACATCACACAGCAGGCGAGCAACAATGTGGCGGCCTCCAGTATTACGGTGCAAAGTGAGAACTTCTCGGCGGACAAGAAGGCGATATCGCAGTCGCAGCAATCCCAGACGATGACCTCCAATGGGATTATCAGTCAGGAGAAACATGTGTCCTCCGCCTCGCAGGCCAACTACTCGATGTCGCACAAGGGCGTCTCCAGCACCGGCAGTAGCATGATCACCAGCTCCTCCCAAATGTCCGCGATGAATGGGCAGATGCTGAAGCTCGCCGATCTCAAGTTGGATGACCTCAAGTCGCTGACAGCGGGAAGTGGACAGCAGGAGATCGAGCAGACCATCAACAAGTATTCCAACATGCTGACCTCAATAGTGAGCTCCCTGCAAGAGGATGAGCGAGGTGGTAGTGCCATAACCGTCCACGATGTTGGTGGCAAGAAGTCCCAGTACCTGGAGAAGATCAACGAAGTCATACGGCGCGCCTGGGCAGTGCCCACACATGGCCACGAGCTGGGCTACTCATTGTGCAATTCCCTGCGCCAAAGTGGCGGTCTCGATCTTCTCATGAAGAACTGCGTTAAACCCGATCTCCAGTTTTCCTCCGCACAGCTTCTCGAGCAGTGCCTAACCACCGAGAATCGCAAGCATGTGGTGGATAATGGCCTGGATAAGGTTGTCAACGTGGCCTGTGTCTGCACAAAGAACTCCAATATGGAGCACTCCCGCGTGGGCACTGGCATCCTGGAGCATCTGTTCAAACACTCGGAGGGCACCTGTTCGGATGTGATAAGATTGGGTGGACTGGATGCCGTGCTCTTTGAGTGCCGCACCAGTGATTTGGAGACCCTGCGTCACTGCGCCAGTGCACTGGCGAATTTATCGCTCTATGGTGGAGCCGAGAACCAGGAGGAGATGATCCTACGCAAGGTGCCCATGTGGCTGTTCCCATTGGCCTTCCACAACGATGATAACATCAAGTACTATGCCTGCTTGGCCATTGCCGTGCTGGTAGCCAACAAGGAGATTGAAGCCGAGGTGCTGAAGTCTGGATGCCTGGATTTGGTGGAGCCCTTTGTCACCTCCCACGATCCCTCGGCTTTTGCGAGATCCAATCTGGCACATGCCCATGGGCAAAGCAAGCATTGGCTTAAGCGATTGGTTCCGGTTTTGAGTTCCAATCGCGAGGAGGCCCGCAATCTGGCTGCCTTCCATTTCTGCATGGAGGCCGGAATCAAGAGGGAGCAGGGTAACACCGACATCTTCCGGGAGATCAACGCAATTGAAGCTTTGAAAAACGTGGCCAGCTGTCCCAATGCTATTGCCTCCAAGTTCGCCGCTCAGGCTTTGAGATTGATTGGAGAGACAGTGCCGCACAAGCTGTCCCAACAGGTTCCCTTGTGGTCAGTGGAGGATGTGCAGGAGTGGGTGAAGCAAATCGGTTTCAACGACTACATTGACAAGTTCAACGAGTCCCAGGTGGATGGGGATCTTCTGCTGAAGCTCAACCAGGATAACCTACGGGCTGATATTGGAATCGGTAATGGAATCCTGCTAAAGCGTTTTGAACGCGAGCTGCTAAATCTCAAGCGGATGGCTGACTACTCATCCAAGGACACGGCCAAGATGCACCAATTTCTCTCGGAGATCGGTACTGACTACTGCACCTACACGTATGCCATGCTGAATGCTGGAATCGACAAGTGTGCACTGCCGCACGTTAACGAGGATATGTTGATGACGGAGTGCGGCATCCACAACTCGATCCATCGTCTGCGCATTCTTAATGCGGTCAAAAACTTGGAGAATTCGCTGCCCAGCTCGTCGGAGGAGAATATGGCCAAGACGCTGGACGTTTTCGTTAGCTATAGACGGTCCAATGGCTCCCAACTGGCCAGTCTTCTCAAg GTTCACCTGCAACTGCGTGGTTTCTCCGTCTTCATCGACGTGGAGCGCCTGGAGGCGGGCAAATTCGACAACGGCCTATTGAACAGTATTCGGCAGGCAAAGAACTTTGTCTTAGTATTAACGCCCGATGCCCTGCACCGCTGCATTAACGACGAGGACTGCAAGGATTGGGTTCATCGC GAAATCGTTGCTGCCCTCAACTCGAACTGCAACATTATACCCATCATAGACCAGCAATTCGATTGGCCCGAGGTGGAGCGACTTCCCGAGGATATGCGCAGTGTGGCCCATTTTAACGGTGTTAATTGGATCCACGACTACCAGGACGCATGCATCGATAAGCTCGAAAG ATTTTTGCGCGGCGAAAAGAATATCGATCGCATTGCGGCGATGGTGCCCGGCACCCCCGGTTCGGTCTCATACCAAAGAATGCACAGCAACGACTCCGACTACCAGAGCGGAGGCGCAGGCGgaggatcaggagcaggaactggaggaggaggtggtggcggCGTTACGGGCAGTGTGGTGGATGGCCTGATGGTGACGGCCAATGGCAGCGGACAAGGTGGGCCAACGAGTACTACATCTACTACTACTTCTACTCCCAACTCAAATTCAAGCTCAAGCTCTAACCAGAGTCCCCCAGCGGCTCCAGCGTAG